The Panicum virgatum strain AP13 chromosome 5K, P.virgatum_v5, whole genome shotgun sequence genome has a window encoding:
- the LOC120709491 gene encoding E3 ubiquitin-protein ligase EL5-like yields the protein MRSRADPAGWDAPPPDPRPGTRRRADPMAALAGSSARDAAAIKSLPSAQYLAAAARGSGAYRECAVCLLELADGDELRVLPLCAHAFHADCIDVWLRAHASCPLCRARALACAPTSSTMGGAAAGAAGAWPPRPFPASSGAGGAWLPPRDPSRAGVPQPPPGPAAAAALAPLTAPGAAPATAHERAQEMLRDLEAKLVQAARAHAA from the coding sequence ATGCGCAGCCGCGCGGATCCCGCGGGCtgggacgcgccgccgccggatccgcggcCTGGTACGCGCCGCCGAGCGGATCCcatggccgccctcgccggatcctccgcgcgcgacgccgccgccatcaagTCGCTACCTTCGGCGCAGTACCTCGCGGCCGCCGCACGCGGGTCGGGGGCGTACAGGGAGTGCGCCGTGTGCCTGCTCGAGCTCGCGGACGGCGATGAGCTCCGCGTGCTGCCGCTGTGCGCGCACGCCTTCCACGCCGACTGCATCGACGTCTGGCTCCGCGCGCACGCCTCCTGCCCGCTCTGCCGCGCCCGTGCACTCGCCTGCGCCCCTACCTCCTCTACTATGGGGGGTGCGGCCGCGGGTGCGGCCGGCGCCTGGCCCCCGCGGCCGTTCCCTGCCTCCTCTGGCGCTGGTGGCGCGTGGCTGCCGCCGCGCGACCCCTCTAGGGCCGGtgtgccgcagccgccgcccggccccgccgccgccgccgccctggcgccTCTCACggcccccggcgccgcccctgctaCCGCGCATGAGCGCGCGCAGGAGATGCTGCGGGACCTCGAGGCCAAGCTCGTCCAGGCCGCGCGGGCACACGCCGCGTAG
- the LOC120709492 gene encoding uncharacterized protein LOC120709492, translating into MATEVLRAHNILLPAPHRTRPAASHRRPSNSNTPAVASRRSPPAPASGRTRHHGRKAARPAAEVYAGPAFSTSPEPSALPLPQFPVRKAAAAADLLVDDAATRDLRRILRLE; encoded by the coding sequence ATGGCCACCGAGGTGCTGCGCGCGCACAACATCCTCCTGCCGGCGCCGCACCGgacccggccggcggcgtcgcacCGGAGGCCCAGCAACAGCAACACCCCCGCGGTCGCCAGCAGGAGGTCTCCGCCGGCTCCCGCGTCCGGCCGGACGAGGCACCACGGCAGGAAGGCGGCGAGGCCCGCCGCGGAGGTGTACGCTGGGCCGGCGTTCTCGACGTCCCCCGAGCCGAGCGCCCTGCCGCTGCCGCAGTTCCCTGTCAGgaaggccgcggccgccgctgacCTCCTCGTCGACGACGCCGCGACGCGCGACCTCAGGCGCATCCTGCGGCTGGAGTGA